A section of the Streptomyces sp. NBC_01363 genome encodes:
- a CDS encoding chitinase, translating into MERTGPPARFTGGVAAFAAALLAAGGLTALAPSAAAADVDLAHNGGFEYGLDGWSCTGGSGAAVGAPAHSGTSALKATPAGADNAKCSQVVTVEPDSTYTLGAWVQGSYVYLGAEGTGTTDVSTWTQSSTDWKQLTTTFRTGPSTTRVTVYTHGWFGTPAYYADDLTLVGPGGAPAELPAAPTGLKAGTATASSVDLSWTGSARATGYNVYRGGTKVLSVTGTSATVTGLTASTAYSFQVAATNSAGESARSAAVAATTTAGGGGGGGGGLPAHALVGYLHSSFANGSGYTRMADVPDSWDVIDLAFGEPTSVTSGDIRFSLCPVTECPNVESAAGFKAAIKAKQAAGKKVLISIGGQNGQVQLSTTAARDTFVSSVSKIIDEYGLDGLDIDFEGHSLSLNTGDTDFRNPTTPVVVNLISAVKALKAKYGDKFVLTMAPETFFVQLGHQYYGSGPWGGQDPRAGAYLPVIHALRDDLTLLHVQDYNSGSIMGLDNQYHSMGGADFHIAMTDMLLTGFPVAGDQTKVFPALRPDQVAIGLPASTQAGNGHTSPAEVTKALNCLTKKTDCGSYATHGTWPALRGLMAWSINWDRFNNGEFSKNFDAYFGS; encoded by the coding sequence GTGGAACGCACGGGACCCCCCGCCCGATTTACCGGAGGCGTGGCCGCCTTCGCGGCGGCCCTGCTCGCCGCCGGCGGTCTGACCGCCCTCGCTCCGTCCGCCGCCGCAGCCGACGTCGACCTGGCACACAACGGCGGCTTCGAGTACGGCCTGGACGGCTGGAGCTGTACCGGCGGCAGCGGAGCCGCCGTCGGCGCACCGGCCCACAGCGGCACCTCGGCGCTGAAGGCGACCCCGGCCGGCGCCGACAACGCCAAGTGCTCCCAGGTGGTGACGGTGGAGCCGGACTCCACCTACACGCTGGGCGCCTGGGTGCAGGGTTCCTACGTCTACCTCGGCGCGGAGGGCACCGGCACCACCGACGTGTCCACCTGGACCCAGTCGTCCACCGACTGGAAGCAGCTCACCACCACCTTCAGGACGGGCCCGTCCACCACCAGGGTGACCGTCTACACCCATGGCTGGTTCGGTACTCCCGCCTACTACGCCGACGACCTCACCCTGGTCGGTCCGGGCGGCGCCCCGGCCGAGCTCCCGGCCGCCCCCACCGGACTCAAGGCCGGCACGGCCACCGCCTCCTCGGTCGACCTGTCCTGGACCGGTTCCGCCCGGGCCACCGGCTACAACGTCTACCGGGGCGGCACCAAGGTCCTCTCGGTCACCGGCACCTCCGCCACCGTGACCGGCCTCACCGCGTCGACCGCGTACAGCTTCCAGGTCGCCGCCACCAACTCCGCGGGAGAGTCCGCCAGATCGGCCGCGGTCGCGGCCACCACCACGGCGGGCGGTGGCGGAGGCGGGGGAGGAGGCCTGCCCGCCCACGCGCTCGTCGGCTATCTGCACTCCAGCTTCGCCAACGGCTCCGGCTACACACGGATGGCGGACGTGCCCGACTCCTGGGACGTCATCGACCTGGCCTTCGGTGAGCCGACCTCGGTGACCTCCGGCGACATCCGCTTCTCGCTCTGCCCGGTCACCGAATGCCCGAACGTCGAGTCGGCGGCCGGGTTCAAGGCGGCCATCAAGGCCAAGCAGGCCGCGGGCAAGAAGGTGCTCATCTCCATCGGCGGCCAGAACGGCCAGGTCCAGCTCTCCACCACCGCCGCCCGCGACACCTTCGTCTCCTCGGTCAGCAAGATCATCGACGAATACGGTCTGGACGGCCTCGACATCGACTTCGAGGGCCACTCGCTCTCGCTGAACACCGGGGACACCGACTTCCGCAACCCCACCACCCCGGTCGTCGTCAACCTGATCTCCGCGGTGAAGGCCCTCAAGGCCAAGTACGGCGACAAGTTCGTCCTGACGATGGCCCCCGAGACCTTCTTCGTCCAGCTCGGCCACCAGTACTACGGCTCGGGACCCTGGGGCGGCCAGGACCCCCGGGCGGGCGCCTACCTCCCGGTCATCCACGCGCTGCGCGACGACCTGACCCTGCTGCACGTCCAGGACTACAACTCGGGCTCGATCATGGGCCTGGACAACCAGTACCACTCGATGGGCGGCGCGGACTTCCACATCGCCATGACCGACATGCTGCTCACCGGCTTCCCGGTGGCGGGCGACCAGACCAAGGTCTTCCCGGCGCTCCGCCCCGACCAGGTCGCCATCGGGCTGCCGGCCTCCACCCAGGCGGGCAACGGCCACACCTCGCCCGCCGAGGTCACCAAGGCGCTGAACTGCCTGACGAAGAAGACCGACTGCGGCTCCTACGCCACCCACGGAACATGGCCGGCGCTGCGCGGGCTGATGGCGTGGTCGATCAACTGGGACCGGTTCAACAACGGGGAGTTCTCGAAGAACTTCGACGCCTACTTCGGCAGCTGA
- a CDS encoding ABC transporter ATP-binding protein yields MTQQQTGGDVRLTGISKTYGSFAAVKPLDLTVPQGSFFALLGASGCGKTTTLRMIAGLEEATTGTVSLGGQDITGLPPYKRPVNTVFQSYALFPHLDITENVAFGLRRRGIKSVKKQVDEMLELVQLGDFAKRKPHQLSGGQQQRVAVARALINHPQVLLLDEPLGALDLKLRRQMQLELKRIQTEVGITFIHVTHDQEEAMTMADTVAVMNGGRVEQLGAPADLYENPRTTFVANFLGTSNLIEGEIVSAGTDIVVAAGGGKLRLPSERCSAPTADGGKLLLGVRPEKISLAHADDADAIADGRNRVTGRIVDSSFIGVSTQYVVESPAGKALQVYEQNIERDARLTPGAEVVLHWNPAHTFGLDAAQDIDAGVETVEDAA; encoded by the coding sequence ATGACACAGCAGCAGACCGGCGGCGACGTCCGCCTCACCGGGATCAGCAAGACGTACGGCTCCTTCGCAGCCGTCAAGCCGCTCGATCTGACCGTCCCGCAGGGCTCCTTCTTCGCGCTGCTCGGCGCGTCCGGCTGCGGCAAGACCACCACCCTGCGGATGATCGCGGGCCTGGAGGAGGCCACCACCGGCACCGTCTCGCTCGGCGGCCAGGACATCACCGGGCTTCCCCCGTACAAACGGCCCGTCAACACGGTCTTCCAGAGCTACGCGCTCTTCCCGCACCTCGACATCACCGAGAACGTCGCCTTCGGTCTGCGCCGGCGCGGCATCAAATCGGTGAAGAAGCAGGTCGACGAGATGCTGGAGCTGGTCCAGCTCGGCGACTTCGCCAAGCGCAAGCCGCACCAGCTCTCCGGCGGCCAGCAGCAGCGCGTCGCCGTCGCCCGCGCCCTGATCAACCACCCGCAGGTACTCCTGCTCGACGAACCGCTCGGCGCCCTCGACCTCAAGCTGCGCCGCCAGATGCAGCTGGAGCTCAAGCGCATCCAGACCGAGGTCGGCATCACCTTCATCCATGTCACCCACGACCAGGAGGAGGCCATGACCATGGCCGACACCGTCGCGGTGATGAACGGCGGCCGGGTCGAGCAGCTCGGTGCCCCCGCCGACCTGTACGAGAATCCGAGGACGACCTTCGTCGCCAACTTCCTCGGCACGTCCAACCTCATCGAGGGCGAGATCGTCTCCGCGGGCACGGACATCGTCGTGGCGGCCGGCGGCGGCAAGCTGCGGCTGCCCAGCGAGCGATGTTCGGCCCCGACCGCCGACGGCGGCAAGCTTCTGCTCGGCGTACGTCCGGAGAAGATCTCGCTCGCGCACGCCGACGACGCGGACGCGATAGCCGACGGCCGCAACCGGGTCACCGGCCGGATCGTCGACTCCAGCTTCATCGGGGTGTCCACGCAGTACGTGGTGGAGAGCCCGGCGGGCAAGGCGCTCCAGGTCTACGAGCAGAACATCGAGCGCGACGCCCGGCTCACCCCCGGCGCCGAGGTCGTCCTGCACTGGAACCCGGCGCACACCTTCGGCCTGGACGCCGCGCAGGACATCGACGCCGGTGTGGAGACGGTGGAGGACGCGGCGTGA
- a CDS encoding gamma-aminobutyraldehyde dehydrogenase produces MGNGIQVRDRFADGAQYIGGKLRSGTSGRHHDVVNPATGETVYSYELAGTADVDAAVAAAREAFPGWSGATPAERSEAMHRFAAVLAEQADDFAYVESLQCGKPIKLSTEFDVPGTVDNTSFFAGAARHLEGKSAAEYDGDHTSYVRREAIGVVGSIAPWNYPLQMAAWKILPAVAAGNTIVLKPAEITPLTSLMFAQAATEAGIPDGVINIVTGAGKDAGEHLVGHPDVVMTSFTGSTAVGKRVAEIATSTVKRLHLELGGKAPFVVFDDADLEAAVNGAVAGALINTGQDCTAATRAYVQRPLYDAFVQGVAALMETVRLGDPFDPSTDLGPLISHAQRDRVAGFVERARAYATVVTGGEAPGGDLAAGAYYRPTLVAGAAQDSEIVQSEIFGPVLVVLPFDTDDEGIHLANDTPYGLAASAWSRDLYRANRATREIKAGCVWINDHIPIISEMPHGGYKASGFGKDMSSYSFEEYTQVKHVMYDNTAVARKDWHRTIFGDR; encoded by the coding sequence ATGGGCAACGGCATCCAGGTGCGGGACCGCTTCGCGGACGGCGCACAGTACATCGGCGGAAAGCTGCGGTCCGGAACATCGGGACGTCACCACGACGTCGTGAACCCGGCGACGGGCGAGACCGTCTACAGCTACGAGCTGGCGGGCACCGCCGACGTGGACGCCGCCGTGGCAGCCGCCCGCGAGGCGTTCCCCGGCTGGTCGGGCGCGACGCCCGCCGAGCGGTCCGAGGCGATGCACCGCTTCGCCGCCGTCCTCGCCGAGCAGGCCGACGACTTCGCGTACGTGGAGTCCCTCCAGTGCGGAAAGCCGATCAAGCTCTCCACCGAGTTCGACGTGCCCGGCACCGTGGACAACACCTCCTTCTTCGCCGGCGCCGCCCGCCACCTGGAGGGCAAGTCGGCCGCCGAGTACGACGGCGACCACACCTCGTACGTACGCCGTGAGGCGATCGGCGTCGTCGGCTCCATCGCGCCCTGGAACTACCCGCTCCAGATGGCCGCCTGGAAGATCCTCCCGGCCGTGGCCGCCGGCAACACCATCGTCCTCAAGCCCGCCGAGATCACCCCGCTGACCTCGCTGATGTTCGCCCAGGCGGCCACCGAGGCGGGCATCCCCGACGGTGTGATCAACATCGTCACCGGCGCGGGCAAGGACGCCGGGGAGCACCTCGTCGGCCACCCGGACGTGGTGATGACCTCCTTCACCGGCTCCACCGCCGTCGGCAAGCGGGTCGCGGAGATCGCCACCTCCACCGTCAAGCGCCTCCACCTCGAACTCGGCGGCAAGGCCCCCTTCGTGGTCTTCGACGACGCCGACCTCGAGGCCGCGGTCAACGGCGCGGTCGCCGGAGCGCTCATCAACACCGGCCAGGACTGCACCGCGGCCACCCGCGCCTACGTCCAGCGCCCGCTGTACGACGCCTTCGTCCAGGGTGTCGCCGCGCTCATGGAGACCGTCCGGCTCGGCGACCCCTTCGACCCGTCGACCGACCTCGGCCCGCTGATCAGCCACGCCCAGCGGGACCGGGTCGCCGGATTCGTCGAGCGCGCCCGCGCGTACGCCACCGTCGTCACCGGCGGCGAGGCACCCGGCGGCGATCTGGCGGCCGGCGCCTACTACCGGCCGACCCTGGTCGCCGGAGCCGCCCAGGACAGCGAGATCGTCCAGTCGGAGATCTTCGGCCCGGTCCTGGTGGTACTGCCCTTCGACACCGACGACGAGGGCATCCACCTCGCCAACGACACCCCGTACGGACTCGCCGCCTCCGCCTGGAGCCGCGACCTGTACCGCGCCAACCGTGCCACCCGCGAGATCAAGGCGGGCTGCGTCTGGATCAACGACCACATCCCGATCATCAGCGAGATGCCGCACGGCGGATACAAGGCCAGCGGCTTCGGCAAGGACATGTCCTCGTACTCCTTCGAGGAGTACACGCAGGTCAAGCACGTCATGTACGACAACACCGCGGTCGCCCGGAAGGACTGGCACCGCACGATCTTCGGGGACCGATAA
- a CDS encoding phosphatase PAP2 family protein, producing the protein MRETPRPQGTAGDAGPELPQRRPGRAFAHTAGASGSGTPHRSVCRSPQTPRGVRQTGPTGRPGTTPPVPGRPALFLSLALTLLALFGLTAWQVAAGGPLRALDERAGRAVVGHGPARLTECLADLGNMQIAFPVLGCAIAWALVRGARREPLYAALTMGAVPLLVVPLKALIARPGPLTDATGYFPSGHAATAAVAYGAAALLVVPYARRSWSWVMPVAAVLLTTATGIGLVLRGYHWPLDVLGSWFLCGAVLLPLGLSCRSRRRSSSRTPRC; encoded by the coding sequence ATGAGAGAAACACCCCGCCCGCAGGGGACTGCGGGCGATGCCGGGCCGGAGCTTCCCCAGCGCCGTCCTGGCCGTGCCTTCGCGCACACCGCTGGAGCCTCCGGCTCCGGAACTCCTCACCGATCGGTTTGCCGCTCGCCCCAAACCCCCCGGGGCGTGCGGCAAACCGGTCCGACCGGCCGCCCCGGAACCACCCCCCCTGTTCCCGGGCGGCCGGCTCTTTTCCTCTCCCTGGCCCTGACGCTCCTGGCGCTCTTCGGGCTCACCGCCTGGCAGGTCGCGGCGGGCGGCCCGCTGCGCGCACTCGACGAGCGCGCCGGCCGGGCCGTCGTCGGACACGGCCCCGCCCGGCTGACCGAATGCCTCGCCGATCTGGGCAATATGCAGATCGCGTTCCCGGTACTGGGCTGCGCGATCGCCTGGGCCCTGGTGCGCGGTGCGCGCCGTGAGCCGCTGTACGCGGCGCTCACCATGGGCGCGGTGCCCCTGCTGGTCGTTCCGCTGAAGGCCCTGATCGCCCGTCCGGGACCGCTGACGGACGCCACCGGCTACTTCCCGTCCGGCCATGCCGCGACGGCCGCGGTGGCGTACGGCGCGGCGGCGCTGCTGGTCGTGCCGTACGCGAGGCGGTCGTGGTCATGGGTGATGCCCGTCGCCGCTGTCCTGCTGACCACGGCGACGGGCATCGGTCTGGTGCTGCGCGGCTATCACTGGCCGCTGGACGTGCTGGGCAGTTGGTTCCTGTGCGGGGCGGTGCTGCTGCCGCTCGGCCTCAGCTGCCGAAGTAGGCGTCGAAGTTCTTCGAGAACTCCCCGTTGTTGA
- a CDS encoding PotD/PotF family extracellular solute-binding protein yields the protein MEQYEPERLSAAQLAAMRRSLTSGRGALTRRSLIRASGMGALAIGGLGTLSACGIPPAKREGDAAAASDDHSAEEKQVNFSNWTEYMDVTDDGKHRPTLEAFTERTGIKVKYTEDINDNVEFFGKIKPQLAAGQDTGRDIICVTDWLAARVVRLGWAQKLDPSHLPHAYANLSAQFRSPDWDPGRAYSYPWAGIPAIIAYNSKATGGRKVDSVSQLLDDPKLKGRVSFLSEMRDTVGMTLLDMGKDPGNFTDADYDAAIGRLQKGVDKNQIRRFTGNDYTADLDKGDIAACVGWAGDVIQLQAGNPDIKYAIPAAGYVISSDNLLVPAKARHKTNAEKLIDYYYEPSVAAKLAAYINFVCPVDGVRDELAKIDQAMADNVLILPDKEMASRSHAFRSLTSKEETAYEEKFAKLIGA from the coding sequence ATGGAGCAGTACGAGCCGGAGCGCCTCTCCGCGGCCCAACTCGCCGCGATGCGACGCAGTCTCACCAGCGGCCGGGGCGCTCTGACCCGCCGATCGCTGATCCGCGCCTCCGGCATGGGGGCGCTGGCGATCGGCGGGCTGGGCACGCTGAGCGCGTGCGGTATCCCGCCCGCCAAGCGGGAGGGGGACGCCGCCGCGGCCTCCGACGACCACTCGGCCGAGGAGAAGCAGGTCAACTTCTCCAACTGGACCGAGTACATGGACGTCACCGACGACGGCAAGCACCGGCCCACCCTGGAGGCGTTCACCGAGCGCACCGGGATCAAGGTCAAGTACACCGAGGACATCAACGACAACGTCGAGTTCTTCGGCAAGATCAAGCCGCAGCTCGCGGCCGGCCAGGACACCGGCCGCGACATCATCTGCGTCACCGACTGGCTGGCCGCCCGCGTCGTCCGCCTCGGCTGGGCGCAGAAGCTCGACCCTTCGCACCTGCCGCACGCCTACGCCAACCTCTCGGCCCAGTTCCGCTCCCCGGACTGGGACCCGGGCCGTGCCTACTCGTACCCCTGGGCGGGCATCCCCGCCATCATCGCCTACAACTCCAAGGCGACCGGCGGCCGCAAGGTCGACTCCGTCAGCCAGCTGCTCGACGACCCGAAGCTCAAGGGCCGGGTCAGTTTCCTCTCGGAGATGCGCGACACCGTCGGCATGACCCTGCTCGACATGGGCAAGGACCCCGGCAACTTCACCGACGCCGACTACGACGCCGCGATCGGCCGGCTCCAGAAGGGCGTCGACAAGAACCAGATCCGCCGTTTCACCGGCAACGACTACACCGCGGACCTCGACAAGGGCGACATCGCCGCCTGCGTCGGCTGGGCCGGCGACGTCATCCAGCTCCAGGCCGGGAACCCGGACATCAAGTACGCGATTCCGGCCGCGGGTTACGTCATATCCAGCGACAACCTGCTGGTCCCGGCGAAGGCCCGGCACAAGACCAACGCCGAGAAGCTCATCGACTACTACTACGAGCCGTCGGTCGCCGCGAAGCTCGCCGCGTACATCAACTTCGTCTGCCCGGTCGACGGGGTCCGCGACGAGCTGGCGAAGATCGATCAGGCGATGGCCGACAACGTCCTGATCCTCCCGGACAAGGAGATGGCGTCCAGGTCGCACGCCTTCCGCTCCCTGACCAGCAAGGAAGAGACGGCGTACGAAGAGAAGTTCGCCAAGCTCATCGGCGCCTGA
- a CDS encoding ABC transporter permease, translating into MTVTKEAPPAPVTAELKVRKASTRKRLVPYWLLLPGILWLLVFFALPLVYQASTSVQTGSLEKGFEVTWHFQTYWDALTDYYPQFIRSLLYAGTATILCLLLGYPLAYLIAFKAGRWRNVVLVLVIAPFFTSFLIRTLAWKTILADGGAVVDVLNTLHVLDVTSWLGWTESNRVLATPMAVVCGLTYNFLPFMILPLYTSLERIDGRLHEAAGDLYATPATTFRKVTFPLSMPGVVSGTLLTFIPASGDYVNAELLGSTDTKMVGSVIQTQFLRVLDYPTAAALSFILMAVVLIMVTVYIRRSGTEDLV; encoded by the coding sequence GTGACCGTCACCAAGGAGGCGCCACCGGCGCCCGTCACGGCGGAGCTCAAGGTTCGCAAGGCCTCCACCCGCAAGCGCCTCGTGCCCTATTGGCTGCTGCTCCCCGGCATCCTGTGGCTGCTCGTCTTCTTCGCGCTGCCGCTGGTCTACCAGGCGTCGACCTCCGTACAGACCGGATCCCTGGAGAAGGGCTTCGAGGTCACCTGGCACTTCCAGACCTACTGGGACGCGCTGACCGACTACTACCCGCAGTTCATCCGGTCCCTGCTGTACGCCGGCACCGCCACCATCCTGTGCCTGCTGCTCGGCTACCCGCTCGCCTACCTCATCGCGTTCAAGGCCGGACGCTGGCGCAACGTGGTCCTGGTGCTGGTCATCGCGCCGTTCTTCACCAGCTTCCTGATCCGCACGCTCGCCTGGAAGACGATCCTCGCGGACGGCGGCGCGGTCGTCGACGTACTGAACACCCTGCACGTCCTGGACGTCACCAGCTGGCTCGGCTGGACCGAGTCCAACCGGGTGCTGGCCACGCCGATGGCGGTGGTCTGCGGTCTCACGTACAACTTCCTGCCGTTCATGATCCTGCCGCTCTACACCTCGCTGGAGCGGATCGACGGCAGGCTGCACGAGGCGGCCGGCGATCTGTACGCCACCCCCGCCACCACCTTCCGCAAGGTGACCTTCCCGCTCTCCATGCCGGGCGTCGTCTCCGGAACCCTGCTCACCTTCATCCCGGCCAGCGGTGACTACGTCAACGCGGAACTGCTGGGCTCCACCGACACGAAGATGGTCGGCAGCGTCATCCAGACCCAGTTCCTGCGCGTCCTGGACTATCCGACGGCGGCCGCGCTCTCCTTCATCCTCATGGCGGTCGTCCTGATCATGGTCACCGTCTACATCCGCCGCTCCGGGACGGAGGACCTGGTCTGA
- a CDS encoding FAD-binding oxidoreductase: MAPAAMRTAAQSLSDAKPVSFWLDDPGKPEALPALTGDEHCDLLVVGGGYSGLWTALIAKERDPERDVVLIEGHEVGWAASGRNGGFCAASLTHGLPNGLERWPDEIHRLEELGERNLDAIEAAVARYSIDCEFERTGEIDVATEPHQLEELREWHQETEKLGFTGTEFLDRDALRAEVDSPTFLGGLWDRRGVAMLHPAKLAWGLKRACLELGVRMYEHTRGLELARSTTGMAVRTPYGRVFARRVALGTNIFPSLVKRVRPYTVPVYDYALMTEPLTADQLASIGWKNRQGLGDSANQFHYFRLSADNRILWGGYDAIYPYGGRLSADLDQRPETFLKLAGQFFDCFPQLAGVRFSHAWGGAIDTCSRFSAFFGTAHQGRVSYAAGFTGLGVGATRFGADVMLDLLAGEQNERTTLEMVRSKPMPFPPEPFAWAGIELTKRSLARADSNGGHRNLWLRTMDRLGLGFDS; the protein is encoded by the coding sequence ATGGCCCCAGCTGCCATGCGTACTGCTGCACAATCGCTCTCCGACGCGAAGCCCGTCTCGTTCTGGCTGGACGACCCGGGCAAGCCAGAGGCGCTGCCCGCGCTCACCGGTGACGAGCACTGCGATCTGCTCGTCGTCGGCGGCGGCTACAGCGGACTGTGGACCGCGCTGATCGCCAAGGAACGCGACCCGGAACGGGACGTCGTACTGATCGAGGGGCACGAGGTGGGCTGGGCCGCTTCCGGCCGCAACGGCGGATTCTGCGCCGCCTCCCTCACTCACGGCCTGCCCAACGGCCTGGAGCGCTGGCCGGATGAGATCCACCGGCTGGAGGAGCTCGGAGAGCGCAACCTCGACGCCATCGAGGCCGCCGTCGCCCGTTACTCGATCGACTGCGAATTCGAGCGGACCGGCGAAATCGACGTCGCCACCGAGCCCCACCAGCTCGAAGAGCTCCGCGAATGGCACCAGGAGACCGAGAAGCTCGGCTTCACCGGGACGGAATTCCTGGACCGGGACGCGCTGCGCGCCGAAGTCGACTCACCGACATTCCTGGGCGGTCTCTGGGACCGGCGGGGCGTCGCCATGCTGCACCCCGCCAAGCTGGCCTGGGGCCTGAAGCGGGCCTGTCTCGAACTCGGGGTGCGGATGTACGAGCACACCCGGGGTCTCGAACTCGCCAGGTCCACCACGGGAATGGCGGTCCGCACCCCGTACGGAAGGGTCTTCGCACGCCGGGTCGCACTCGGTACGAACATCTTCCCGTCGCTGGTCAAGCGGGTGCGCCCGTACACGGTGCCGGTCTACGACTACGCGCTGATGACCGAGCCGCTCACCGCGGACCAGCTGGCCTCCATCGGCTGGAAGAACCGGCAGGGCCTGGGCGACAGCGCCAATCAGTTCCATTACTTCCGGCTGTCGGCCGACAACCGGATCCTGTGGGGCGGCTATGACGCGATCTATCCGTACGGCGGCCGGCTGAGCGCCGATCTCGATCAGCGTCCGGAGACCTTCCTCAAGCTCGCGGGCCAGTTCTTCGACTGTTTCCCGCAGTTGGCCGGGGTTCGTTTCAGCCATGCCTGGGGCGGGGCGATCGATACCTGTTCGCGCTTTTCCGCTTTCTTCGGCACGGCCCATCAGGGTCGGGTCTCCTATGCCGCCGGATTCACCGGACTCGGCGTCGGCGCCACCCGTTTCGGGGCCGATGTGATGCTCGATCTGCTGGCGGGCGAACAGAACGAACGGACCACGCTGGAAATGGTCCGCAGCAAGCCGATGCCGTTCCCGCCCGAGCCCTTCGCCTGGGCCGGGATCGAGCTCACCAAGAGGTCCCTGGCCAGGGCCGACAGCAACGGCGGCCACCGCAATCTCTGGCTGCGGACCATGGACCGGCTGGGGCTCGGCTTCGACAGCTGA
- a CDS encoding ABC transporter permease yields the protein MPVLRWIRRNLIVIAGLLTLAYMILPNVVVMVFSFNKPNGRFNYSWQRFSLDAWKDPCGVADMCGSLSLSLQIAVWATVGATVLGTMISFALVRYRFRARGAINSLIFLPMAMPEVVMAASLLTLFLNMGAQLGFWTILIAHIMFCLSFVVTAVKARVMSMDPRLEEAARDLYAGPVQTFLRVTLPIAAPGIAAGALLAFALSFDDFIITNFNAGSTVTFPMFVWGSAQRGTPVQINVIGTAMFIIAVMVVVVGQLIANRRKNSAR from the coding sequence ATGCCCGTACTGCGCTGGATTCGCCGGAATCTGATCGTCATCGCGGGTCTGCTGACCCTCGCGTACATGATCCTGCCGAACGTCGTCGTCATGGTGTTCTCGTTCAACAAGCCGAACGGGCGCTTCAACTACTCCTGGCAGCGCTTCTCCCTGGACGCCTGGAAGGACCCCTGCGGCGTCGCCGACATGTGCGGCTCGCTCTCGCTGTCCCTCCAGATCGCCGTCTGGGCCACCGTCGGCGCGACCGTCCTCGGCACGATGATCTCCTTCGCGCTGGTCCGCTACCGCTTCCGGGCGCGCGGCGCGATCAACTCGCTGATCTTCCTGCCGATGGCGATGCCCGAGGTCGTCATGGCCGCCTCGCTGCTCACGCTCTTCCTCAACATGGGCGCACAGCTGGGCTTCTGGACGATCCTGATCGCGCACATCATGTTCTGCCTGAGCTTCGTCGTGACGGCCGTGAAGGCGCGCGTGATGTCGATGGACCCGAGGCTGGAGGAGGCGGCCCGCGATCTGTACGCCGGACCTGTGCAGACCTTCCTGCGGGTGACGCTGCCGATCGCCGCCCCCGGAATCGCGGCGGGAGCGCTGCTCGCCTTCGCGCTCTCCTTCGACGATTTCATCATCACCAATTTCAACGCGGGCTCCACCGTGACCTTCCCCATGTTCGTCTGGGGATCGGCACAGCGCGGCACGCCCGTGCAGATCAACGTCATCGGAACGGCGATGTTCATCATCGCTGTCATGGTGGTCGTCGTCGGCCAGCTGATCGCGAACCGGCGCAAGAACAGCGCACGATAG